The genomic segment aCGAAATCCGTTGTATTGCaacagcatcatagtgcaaacattggtataaaattatatttaaaattataaattagtggaaaaataagagaaagtgtctgtggttcattgttcatttagaaatctgatgacagatgggaagaagctgtccttgtgctgctgggtgttcatcctcaggctcctgtacctccttcctgaagagggcatgagggtccttgaggatagactctgccttcttaagacactgcctcttatagatgtcctcgatggagtggagactgatacctgtgatggcgctggccaagcatACAACTTTTGTAGttttttcctgtcttgtgcaatggcacctccataccaggcagtgatgcaacccaaCATGCAGTACCCATGTAGAAATTTTCAAacgtctttggtgatgtaccaaatctccccaaattcatgaagtatagctgctggcagccttcttcatgattgcatcaacaatggggttccaggacagatccttagaggggttgacacccaggaattgagGTACTTaacctctctttttttttatttttaattttttatttttcacaccataaatcacattaaccatgatacacactttttcctttttgaGGTACTTAACCTCTCAATGAGGACTAGTAgatattctcctgatttcctcctgaagtccacagtcatctatTGGTTTTGctcacgttgagtgcaaggttgttgtggcaccacttaacaagctgatctatctccttcctgtacctgTACACTGGGTGGAATTTATAATATCCAATTAGTCTCCCAACCTGCATGTAAGAGAAGAATCCAACATGGTTACAGATAGAATGTGCAAATTTGCACAGTATCAGAGGTCACTGGAGTTGTGAGCAGCTGCTCTATTAAAGACTGCATTCCTCATCATTTCTCCTGAACTGAGCTTGGACCCCAGTGTCCTAGTTGTCCAGTACAGCTGCCTTTGAATCATACAACATGATTCTGACCCTTTTAATATGACTCCATCACCGGTTACATCTCCATTAAAAATGGGAATCACTGGAAGTGCTCACATCAGGCAGCATCTTGTGGAGAGGCTGAATCGAGCTGATTTTAAAATATCCTggagggcagcacggttaacgtAGCGGTTTGTGCAATGCTATTAAAGcggcagcaatcaggaccggggtttgaatcccatgctctgtgtaaggagtttgtacgttctcctcgtgtctttgtgggttttctctgggggctccagtttcctcccacccttcaaaacatactggtgggggggggggggtgtacatcaattgggtataatagggtgacatgggtttgtgggcctgttcctgtgctgtatgtctagttATATATGTATGTGTTTCTCTTGTGAATTCTGCATTTATACTTGGTTAGAGTATAAACTGTCCTCTCAGCTAGGTCCCAACTCTATATTTCTCTTGATCCCCACCACTTCAGGGACCTGTCTGCTTTTCTCCACAGCCTTTCCTATCTCTGCCATCATTGCAACTTACAATGGgcttatcttttaattgctctgatgttattgatctgaaatattttctcttttcacGTGATCCatgacattgaatttttttttttctgtttttgtttcatgtGATGGTGGTTTGGTCCTGTTCTTTTTCaggaataaatcatttaaaaaagcATCAAAAGATGCTTGCAGATCTTCAGTCACTCCTAATTTCTTCTGGCAGATGTTCTTTCCCAAGACTGGTGGAGTGCAGATCAGCAGATATTAATGTGGAGAAATTAATCCACAAATTGATAAATACTTGAGGAATTGAATGTTACAGGGAACCGTCACTTAAAAGGAGTTGAGATCAATGTAGATCAGGGGCAGattgaagggccaagtggcctcatTCTGCTCTGTCCTTGAGTTCTTGCAAAAATCTGCTAATTTTCTGGTTAAGTGGTCAGAGCAGGGTCCCAACCTGGGTAGGTTGATGGGTCCATGCAGGTCACTTACCTGAAGCAAAATGTTGACACTAATGAGGCTTCTTCCTGTTTGTACACCATGTGATAGAGGTGGAAGCGAAAGGGGAGTCAGACAAAATTTCAACGGAAGAGTTGAAGAAGCTGATTTACCAACCAGAGCTGGTGCAGATCTCAGAGAAGCACACACCAGACCAAAGCCTAGCGTTCTGGATCACTGAGGAAGAGATGAAAAACATTGAGCTGGAGGTTGGCACTGTGTTGCGTCTGAAAACGAAGGATAACAGCCCATTTATCCGTAAGTGCATGGTCTTAGAATTGGCTGGGTTTGGATCGGAAATCCAGAATCTCTTGTTTCACCGGGCTGCTCCAGACATTGCCCCTGCTGAAATATAATCCCAATTCACAGAGGCAGAAAAAgaaggccatttggtccttcaaaaaaaaaacctcccagCTGAGTCCCACTTTCCAGCATTAGGTTCGTAGCTCCAGTCACATGTCCAAAATGATATAAATGTGGGAGTGTCTCTGCTCTTCCCACTCCTCCAGCAGCAAGTTCCAgaaacccaccaccctctgggtgaaactGCTCTTGTTTCATCCAACTACTTCACACTCTTCTGAGCCCTtggtcctcatttaagaaaggataccCCAGAATTGGAGAATTCAAGTGAAAGACACATTATTGGAAGATGAAGGAATTGAGGGCTGTGTGGGGCTGAGGCCTGGGCCAGGTCAGCTGTCTTCATATCGAATAGTGGGGCAAGCCAGTGCTCTGTTCCCATTTTCTTGTGTTCTGTACCCTGTGCTTATTTTAACCTTAACTGGGGAAATAGGTCTTTAATATTAAATATATCCTTGTCCCTTTTAATTTGCCACACCAATTAAATCTCCCCTGAGCATTCAGTGTTGACTTGGGCCTCTACAGCCGATCCTCGTGGTACaattccagtcctggcaacacaACCATGAATCCACTGCATCATGTCCTTCCTGTACCATGTTGATGGGATTTCTTCACAATGCTCATCTCCCTATCCTATCTTGTATCCTATGCCTTAGTGAGTAAAGGAGAGCATTGCTTTTATTGTCCACTTCATTGTCCTCCCTCACAAGAAAAGGAGGAGGCCTCTTAAGTGTTTCCCacttcattatgatcatggctgatccaccCCAGCCTCTGCCCAATCCCCATAACTCAAATCTCTCATCTTGCAAAAGAAAAACATTCTCAGCTTTAAATACTTCTGATGATCTTGGCTCCACAACTGTGGGGCAGAAAATTCCAgggattcaccatcctctggcagaagaaatttctccacacctTGAAATGTCTAGCCCCTTCTCTAATGGGGCCATCTGCCCCGTTTTTCCCCCTCagcgaaggccaatatgccatttGCCCTCCTTGTACCTTGAGGTATCCAGATAGTAATCAGGTGTTTGAGGAATCTTCCAAATTCCATTTGCATTAATAATCTTGACATTCAAACCTTTATATTGCTGGAAAGCACAGAGTTTTCATGCATTTTGGTGAGATAACATGTTAGTTGTGTTATTTCTACGCTTGGGCACGTTCACTGCACCAACCAGATTGTATGGGGCCACTGCACACTCCTGGCCTTGGAGACAGAAATACCACAGTTCAGAGGAAAATATCAATGGTGCTTATTCGCAGAATCAAATTTACAGAAATAATGGAACAGTACAAATAATTTGAAgtcaaacacgaaagtctgcaaacactgtggttgaagtaaaaactgtggttggagaaaatcagcaagtcCAAAAAACAGCacgttacctcctgcctgtgcgaCCATGCCTCCCCTCCAACCTTTTTATTTGAATGcttttccataccttgacaaGCCctaaactttggttatgtatttttttatctttggtacgtacactgtttgatctgctgagtttctccagcatcgtgattttatttttttagtaCAAATAATTTAGCGGTTACTGGGATAAAGCAGAAGCAAAATCTCGATTCCTTGGACTGAGCGTGTGTGAGGGGCTTGCACGGTGTGAGATTCAGTGTGTGATGCACATCTTTTGAAGGACTGAAACCAAGTACATGCAGGAAGGTGAGTGACACTGTCTGTAATAATAATGTATGTTCTTGATTTTCAGTTTCATTGGCCAAAATGGATGTAGAAACTATGACCAAATGCAACTTTGCCGGAGACAAAAAAGCAGGAAGTTCCTGGACAGATAATATCTTTGCTACAAAGTCTAAAAACGAGCAAGAGGCTAAAGGCAGCGGCCAAGGAGAGGGGGCTGACGAGGATGAGTGGGTAAGGCATGGAGAGGCAATGTTCATTGAAGAGGTGATGGAGGAACTGATGGTGGAGGAACTGATCATGTTGCATTGTCACTGGAACAACAGGGAGTTTGGAAGAGTGAAGAGCTTCGTAAGGTGCTGCAGGCAAGAAGAAATTTCTCAGGCAGGAACATGAAATGGGTTATTGTTGAATTAATTTTGCAGGCAAACAAGGGACTTTCATCAGTTACAATTGGTCTAAATGGTTCTATGAACCTGCTGAGATGAGTAAATCCTGATACAAGGGAACAGAAGCAAGAAGTCATAAACAGATGTTAACAGAATGCTCTTCAAATGGGGGAAATGGATTTGATTGGTAGCCAAGTGAGTAGAGCTGGAGCTGAATCCTCTGCAGTGGGACATTTTGGAAGGAAGAAGAACATTAGGATGGAGATAAAGAGAACAAGAACATGTGAGGAATAGATGAGAGGCTCACAACAGTCTATCAAAGGGCACTGCTGGTCAGGGAATAGCAGGTCCTGTAAACGTGGATCAGGCAATGACTGGGGTGACTTGGCTTTGATCAGGGAGAGGAGGGGCTATTTTCCGGCCATTCCTCGGCCACAAAATGTTATCAGCAATGAGTGGGTGATGGTGAGATTGGGGCTGAACagagggttcaggctcctgggaCCTTAACCCCTACCACCACCTAGAGACCACAGACAGTAGTTCTTGCTGAACTGAGATAAAAATGGGCTTGCATAACAAATGTAATTATTGAAAAGTAATACCTTTTTGTGGCATTTAGTCATTTTAATAATCAGTTTTGAAGCAGTTATTGAAATCTTGGATTATTGAAGTTGCATATTAGTGGGATATCATTCATTTTATGCCATGATGATTTGTTACTGGGGCAGGGAGGTGTGGTGGGGCTCCCACCTTCCCATTCCAAACCGTCCCTGCTCCTACTgtcccactccccaccccacccacccctgcTCCTACAGCCCCACTCCCAGTACCCTTCTCTCATCCACCACTGCTGCCTTTCATCTACACTCAACATGATCCTGCTCTTCAGAtgagctgagtccctccagcagctccTGTTTTAGATTTGATTTGTTTTATTGATGTTATTAATTTTTAATGAATGGTTTTGATTCTAGGATGATTGAAGACCCAGTCGGCAAAACGATGACATTGTTGGCCCAGGAAAAGAACCCAGACAGCCTTTTCGCTCAATCTCATCTTTTGATCTGTTTATAAAACAAATTACTTTGGCTGAAGACCTCTTGATTTTGAAACTGTGGAAAGCTACCCAGTGAATCTCTGTTCTTGGTTCCAAGGTTCTATCTGCGTTGCCTTTGGTTTTGCAGCATGTTTTATGCTTTCtgttgtgatctgctgagtttctccagcatttgatgTACTGCTTTGGCATTCCCTGATGTGACAAACTCCTAAACCCTGGCCCCATTGTGTCTTTTAATTCCATTGGTCCTCCTCGTTCGTCCTAATGTGCTCCATTCCAGAGGTGCGTTCTTGACAAGCAGATGGTTGGCCCAGCAGTCCCCCAATGCTGTGAACAAAGATGTAGTATTTGCTTTTATTTACTCAGCCTGCAGTAAATGTAGGCCAGGGAGAGCAGGTGTGTGTTGTAAGGGGTTTGGCAGtgacaatgaagggggaggatatGGTCTTCATCTGGCTTGGGTATAAGGTCCATAAGTGAACTCTGCTAATGCAACATTAGGTTGCAAACAGTGTGGTGCAGATCGTTTCCAAGAGAGGAACGGTCTATGGTCAGCgaatggagattgtgaaggggTTGTTAAAGATGGCTTCAGCCTTCACTGTCAATTCATCAGAGAAATTCCTGCTCGTTCACAACTGGATGGCGAAAAAGCAGTTTGATAATTTAGTCACCATGGAGGGACCACTGGAGGTGGAGTGGAGGTTACTCTAGGCTTGAAatggaggggggagatgatgtgGGTAGGATAGATGCTCGATTCTGGAAGTAACGGCACAATTGTGGGAAATGAGCCTGTGGCAGTGCACGTGGAGAGATTAGAATAAAAGCAAGTGTGTGCTGTCCCAGCcagaaggctttggtgaggtcattgAGGTTAGTAAATCAACAAGTTGGAAGGTTGAGGAGGGAGAGATTATGAAGACTGATTAAAGCCACAGGTATCGAACCAGGGCAGAACCCTCCATCCATGGCTGGTTCAGGATTAACTGTCAACACTGAAATTGAATAAATGACCTGAACTTCTGCACCCATTTGTTAATGATGCTTGCTTCCATTGAAGAATATATTCCAACTCTTTTCCTCTAATGTATAGAACTTGTTATTTTACTCAAATTTCACGTTGGTTCAGGTGGTCATTCAGCAAAATGTGTAAGCTGCTGTGTTCAGTACCTGCATAGTGAGGGTGGTTGGACTCATGGGATCATGGATGCATAgtacaacatagaacattacagcattctacaggccattcagcccctgatgttgtgctggcctatataaggttccctttattgtcacgtaataatacattaaaaatgtaatatacacgaagttctttaactttattctgctgtaaggcaaaccaaGAGTTACCATCAGTCTAGCGCCTctgacaataggagaaagaaagtcccttcagagtcattgagtgtctgtggatttgcctcctgtgCTCCCACAGTCCATTGACagcctgaactccagatccaaacctccgatacgaccaggaagccttcagtgtccaTGGCCCTATGAACcctcttgccttcagcaccctctcaaatcctggctcggtacctggttcccacaagccagcctccagcagcctgtgtgggtcccccaACTGCAGCTGCTGACCCACTCGCTGGTCCACTACATGGTAACTTtcctgtagggttgtcccctCCACTTTTCTATCTCAATGGGGGGGGAGGTGttttccctgtttctggtgcctgtGCCATTGTTTCCCCTGCGGCTACTGCTGAACAGAGATGTCACCATGTTGGGAACAGATCACGGGGTTGCAGGATTTTGCTTACAAACACAGTCGGCTCTTTAAACCAGCCATTTAATGTATGGAGTCAATGGCAGAAGGACTGGGCAGTTGAAACCTTTGGAGCAGCACAGTTCTCCACTCTCCCAGCTCTACACACAGACAATAGAGCAGCTCCGCAGTGCCACCGCCATTCAACaaactaaatcttccctacctcacacccataactctatttttcctgcatccatgtgcctaaatcttaaatgtcccagcctccaccaccatgccaatgcattccaggctcccactactctgtgtttATAAaagaaacctacccctgatgtctcccctaatcttTCCTCCCCTCAGAATGTATTATTGTCCTCGTGTGTTTGCTTCTCttgccgtccaccctatctatggctctcaggatgccaaccttttaatttttaatgtagacatacagcacggtaacaggccatttcggcccacaagtacatactgggggtttaggttaattgggtggcaggcattcatgggctgaaatggcctgttaccatgctgtatgtctaaattaaaaggttggccacccctgccatagaccTTTTTTAAGTCActttcattcttctttgttccaaagaaaaACCATAGCTGTTTTGCCTCATAAatatgttctctaatccaggccacatccttttaaatctcctctgcaccttctcgaAAGATTCCATatctttcttgtaatgaggtAAATAGAACTGAACATGATattctaaccaaagttttatagaacttccaacattacctcatggctcttgaactcaatcccctgactaatgaaggccttcttaactatcctattaacctgcaaAGCAATTTTGAGACATCTATGGATTTGGcccccaagtccctctgttcttccacacaagaatcctgccattaaccatgtactctgccatcacgtttgaccttccaaaatacattacTCCACACTTGCCAAGATTGAACTCAATGTGCCACTTTACCACCCCACactgcattctgtctataccctcttgtaacctatgacaaacc from the Narcine bancroftii isolate sNarBan1 chromosome 14, sNarBan1.hap1, whole genome shotgun sequence genome contains:
- the arpin gene encoding arpin isoform X1; the encoded protein is MSRIYSEDRLRVAPVYRERLLERWAPARGGPGVVLEGELRLVTRHQIEDSSGSRYRYFILYIKPTKIHKRKYDSHGVEIEPNFSDTRKVNTGYLMSSFKVEAKGESDKISTEELKKLIYQPELVQISEKHTPDQSLAFWITEEEMKNIELEVGTVLRLKTKDNSPFILSLAKMDVETMTKCNFAGDKKAGSSWTDNIFATKSKNEQEAKGSGQGEGADEDEWDD
- the arpin gene encoding arpin isoform X2 encodes the protein MKSSGPGVVLEGELRLVTRHQIEDSSGSRYRYFILYIKPTKIHKRKYDSHGVEIEPNFSDTRKVNTGYLMSSFKVEAKGESDKISTEELKKLIYQPELVQISEKHTPDQSLAFWITEEEMKNIELEVGTVLRLKTKDNSPFILSLAKMDVETMTKCNFAGDKKAGSSWTDNIFATKSKNEQEAKGSGQGEGADEDEWDD